The Malus sylvestris chromosome 3, drMalSylv7.2, whole genome shotgun sequence genomic sequence ttttgaattgttaatcaccgggataaaaactatctaattgtcttaatgcctgatcaccattaggatctttagaaaagtaatttgatgcaattttggtcggaaggttccctgaaattgacgctggcttcttgtgattaataattgtaatttctcttaggatgaatatcacgtcttaacgattgcatggtttttcaaaggattttcataaagcataatgagtctttcatgtttagatttgatccgaacgtccggacgggttgcatgttagatatacgttctatgttggaggttcaaagtagaatatgaattaggaaaatctaaccttcaaagtggcatgtgtagatcataagtaattggtaaaaattcataggattgctaggtgatggtggaaccctagtgctttcttaatttgattttctcaaaactgttttcttctctctactcctaatattgcagattgtttattttaattcattaaattcgtttttattttaattaggttataaaatcaatcacttcaatttctactttacaataattaaatggaatctgattagttcgaattatttaataatccctgtggagatgaccttgcgaaatccgtttatactacaataaccttgtaattcttgcaagtaaaataggagatttaagcccgttcacataagtagtaaaaatccCTATCATACGCCACCTTCTAGTCATGCCTTTGAATCTCACTTACATCGGTCTCACTTCCAAATTACAAGTCTTCGTTCAACTAGTCCTAAGTCTCGTCACTTCGACGTAGAGGCCGGGCAAGTCTAAGTCGTGCACAAGTCTTGGTAAGAACTTATTTCCCTATTTATGTGAATATAGTGAGTTCAAGTTTTCTATCGAATTAAAAAAGACGAAAACTACTACAATTAAGgagagtgtatatatatatatactgtgtATGGAGAGAAGTCGTTTCCTACTGTCAAGAATGTTGTCGAGGATACATTGCTTGTTTTATATCTATATGATGATTATGGCTAATTACTTTACTCCAGGTGCATTAGCAAtagctcataccaatttcagcACAGATCAGTCTGCGCTTCTTGCGCTCAAAGCTCACATCACTAGTGACCCTCAAAACATCTTGACCGCCAACTGGTAGTCTGCCTCCAATTCCAACATTTGCAACTGGGTTGGCGTTAGCTGTGGTGCTCGCCACCACAAAGTCACGGccttaaatattttaataatagaaaacaatttttagttttatatacttaaaaactttataaaaaaaagaaacaaaagaagaagtaaatgaataaattGGGAGTCAAGCTTCAACCTTGTAGCTTTCTGGTTAGTTGTTCATTCTTGGTTTGGCTGAAATGGAAAAATATTATGACGGAAGCCTCACATTGATTTGAGATACTCAATTTCAGTGACAACTTAATTACAAACTAAttgatatccatttcattttcatttatcttttttttttgactttttattaaaattgaaaaattgtaaACCTCTTTGGTAACTGCTTTCTTGAGTTTTCCATGTTTAgcctttatttttcaatttccttttaaaaaaaacattaaaagtagtacaaaacaaatttttcagttttcaaaaaaaatggcttcgaaaaataaaaactaaaacgaaatagttatcaaacgtGTCCTTAATTATcaagaaaataagaaattttaaGATACTTTTTTTAATGCATTGTAGAGATCACAATTCAATGTTGTTTGTTTTGATCTAGTGTGAACTGAAGACTACAATTCCACATTTGGGCATCTCCAGCTGTGCAGCACAAATTACCAATATTGTTAAATGTCAATGAAGATGTTTAGTCCTCATGATGTTTCACCTAAAGTAAAGGTGAATGAAGATGACATCCTTAGCGTTGATTGCTCACTTCCAATTTGCTACTGGGTTGGTGTTACTTACGATGTACGCCACCTTCTAGTCATGCCTTTGAATCTCACTTACATCGGTCTCACTTCCAAATTACAAGTCTTCGTTCAACTAGTCCAAGTCTCGTCACTTCAACGTAGAGGCCGGGCAAGTCTAAGTCGTGCACAAGTCTTGGTAAGAACTTGTTTCCCTATTTATGTGAATGTAGTGAGTTCAAGTTTTCTATCGAATTAAAACCAAAAGACGAAAACTACTACAATTAAGgagagtgtatatatatatactgtgtATGGAGAGAAGTCGTTTCCTACTGTCAAGAATGTTGTCGAGGATACATTGCTTGTTTTATATCTATATGATGATTATGGCTAATTACTTTACTCCAGGTGCATTAGCAAtagctcataccaatttcagcACAGATAAGTCTGCGCTTCTTGCGCTCAAAGCTCACATCACTAGTGACCCTCAAAACATCTTGACCGCCAACTGGTCCTCTCCCTCCAGTTCCGATATTTGCAACTGGGTTGGCGTTACTTGTGGTGCTCACCACCACAGAGTCACGGCCTTAAATCTCTCGTTCATGGGTCTTGCCGGGGTTATTCCTCCGCATCTAGGCAACCTCTCATTTCTCGTTGAGTTGGGCCTTAAGAATAATAGTTTTCATGGTCCCCTGCCCCAAGAATTGTCTCGTTTGCGCCGGTTGAAGAAGATTAACTTTGGAAACAACAACTTTATGGGAACCATTCCTTCGTGGTTTGGGTCCTTCGCTAAACTTGAATCCTTCAAGTTGTACGGTAATGGCTTCTCTGGTTTCATACCCGCTGCTATCTTCAACTTATCTGCACTCGAAGGAATTAATCTGAACAGGAATCAACTATCAGGTACGTACGTAGCACCACTACGAACCACCTAGGCATATAAATTAGTGTTGCTTGCTTCATTACATTTAACATCTTTGTTACATTTTAACATCTATATTATAAAATGTATAACAATCATCtcgtttgttttttttcccttcttttttgtcGGCATGCTTGCACATATTTAACAGGTAGCATACCCAGAGAAATCGGCAACTTAACAATGGTGAAGGGCATATACCTTGACGACAACAAGTTCGAAGGTATACTGTATGActtaggttttgttttttatatatacatatataagcCCCTTCTTAGCTGGGATCTTGTTCAACTTCATCAAAAAATGAGATGAGAGGGCTATCGTAGGATCGTATATTTACTGTGTAAGACCCTCGTATTCTAGAGCAAAAAAGAGATCCTATATAGTGAGTACATGGTCCTTAGAATGTATCCCACTTTTGCTACGGTACAACGAGATTCCCACTAAGAAGCTGCTCCTATATATGTTTACATGATTTTAACAATATACACGGATTGATTTATAGAACTTCCAAACGAGATAGGCAGTTTAGGTCAGCTGGAGGAGTTGTTTGTGCAGGACAATGCCCTAAAAGGCTCTGCTTTTTTGCCTGTCCTCAACATATCTTCTTTGATTGCTTTCTCTCTATTCGGGAACAACATGAGTGGCAGTCTTCCGAACAATATATGTGACCATCTTTGGAGTGTTCAACTaattaatttgggccaaaaccAGTTAGACGGTCCTATTCCTTCCAAACTGTGGCAATGCAAAGAGCTTCGTGAAATTACATTACAGTCTAACAATTTCCGTGGAAGCATACCCAAAAGTCTTGGCAATTTGACTTACTTGAGcaagatattttttttcaacaatgATTTAGAAGGTAATAATTTTGGGGGCGTTTTACAATCATTTcggttttagtttttagttaaaCCGAAGTTACAAAGTTAATGCAAGCGTGCTAAAATTGTGACAGGTACAATACCGGATGAGATTGGTGATCTTCCACAGTTAGAGAATTTGGCACTGGGGATTAATAATCTCAATGGCGTCATCCCATTCAAACTCTTCAATAAAACCACGATAAGAGAAATATCGCTTTTTTTTAATCAGCTATCAGGTGGCCTCCCAGCAAACATAGGTCTTAACGTTCCAAACCTAGAATACCTTGGTGTAGCCAGAAATAACCTGGTGGCCGGACTACTCCCTAACCTCTCCAATGCTTCCAAGCTCAGGGATTTAGAAATGAGCCAAAACTCACTTACCGGGTTTCTTCCTAGCACACTCTGCTCCTTGAAAAACCTCGAGTATCTATCCTTGTCCTCGAACAATTTGACGATTGATGCTTCTACTCCACAAGCTGAAAGCACTCTATCCTGCTTGTTTAATCTTAGAAAATTGAAAGGATTATACTTGCTAGATAATCCATTAAACACCACAATTCCAGCTTCTCGCGGGAATCTATCTACGTCACTCCAAGATATTTATTTAAGCTTTTCCAACATTAGGGGTAACATTCCCGTTGATATTGGCAACTTGAGCAGCTTGATAGCATTAAGCTTGGAACACAGTAAGTTGACTGGAGTAATTCCAACTTCAATACAAGGGCTACAAAATCTCCAAGCTTTGTATTTGAATGACAACGAACTGCAAGGACATATCCCGTATGAACTCTGTCAACTAAACAACCTAGACGAGTTACGTTTGGGTGGTAATCGGCTCTCTGGTTCTATTCCTTCCTGCTTGGGTACTTTGTCAATAGCTCTAAGAAGTCTATCGCTAGGGTCCAATTTGTTAACTTCTAAAATACCGTCTTCCATGTGGGAACTCAACCATATATTGCACCTAAACTTGTCATCCAATTCTCTAGTTGGACCACTCTCAGAAGACATCGGAAACTTGAGAGATGTGGTGGATATGGATTTATCAAACAACTATTTCTCTGGAAACATTCCCGGTAGCATTGGTGGTCTtcaaaatatgattaatttttcGTTGGCAAACAATTATTTACAAGGCCCTATTCCCAGTTCATTTAAAACCTTGCTAAGCCTAGAATTCTTGGATTTGTCCAAAAACAATCTATCTGGAGAGATCCCAAAGTCATTGGAAGCACTCTTGTATCTCAAGCATCTGAATTTGTCTTTTAACAAACTCCAAGGAGAAGTTCCAACCGGCGGGCCTTTCAAAAACTTCTCTGCTGATTCATTTGTATCAAACGGTGCACTCTGTGGTGCTTCCCGACTCCATGTTCCCCTATGCAAAAATAGAACAAAAGTTAAGCCAAATTGGAGGAAAGCTAAATATATCATCTCAGGGGTCATACCAGTAATATTCCTAGCGGCCGCTGTATTGATTCTGATACTATGCAAGAAAAGGAATGTCAAAGTTGTTAGAGAAACTGCCTCACTACATCAAGTTCTTTGGAGAAGAGTTTCGCGCCTAGAACTGGTAAGGGCAACAAATGGATTTCATGAGAGTAACTTACTAGGCATGGGGGGTTTTGGCTCAGTATACAGAGGAACACTTTCAGACGGGATAGATATCGCTGTCAAGGTTTTCAATTTACAGCTAGAAGGGGCATTCAAGAGTTTTGATAAGGAATGTGAAATGCTAAACAATATCCGTCACCGGAATCTTATTAAAATCATAAGTTGCTGCGATGAACTTGATTTCAAAGCCCTGATACTTCAATTGATGCCTAATGGAAGCCTCGAAAAGTGGTTGTATTCTCCAAACCACTCCATGAATATCCTACAGAGGTTAGACATAATGAAAGATGTTGCATTGGCACTAGAATATCTTCATCATGGTTGCTCGATACCTATCATTCATTGTGATGTGAAACCAAGCAATATACTACTAGATGAAGATATGGTTGCACATGTTGCTGATTTTGGCATTGCAAGACTCATCGGCGGTGGAGATTCAATGACAGAAACCATGACCCTGGCCACAGTTGGATATATGGCTCCAGGTGatgtattttcttaattttgtataTGTTGGCCTTATTAGGagttataattttctttttatcatgTATAACTAAATTCACATACAAATTTTGCAGAGTATGGAATGGAAGGAAGCGTTTCGACTAGAGGGGATGTGTATAGTTTTGGTATTGTACTCATGGAGACATTCACAAAAAGGAAGCCAACAGACGAGATGTTTGTTGGGGAAATGGATTTAAAGCAATGGGTTGCAGATTCATTATTTCCAGATGCTGCAATAGGTGAAGTTGTGGATGCCGATATACTTGGGGTGGAGGAAGATGGTGATTTCGTGAGCAGAAGGGATTGCTTATTATCCGTTATGAGATTAGCTTTAGCTTGCTCTGCAGCATTGTCGGGAGAGAGGATTAACATGAAAGATGCCGCAATCACACTCACCAAAATCATGACCAAGTATTTGAAGGACCGTGGAGGAATGAACTCTTAGTTCTTTTTGTTCTCTATATTTTCAAATCCATTTCCTTATTGTTGTTTTCAATCTGCAATGACTACATTATCTTCTCATAGTATATGAGAATATGACGATATTCCTAAAATTGAAATGTCGTACCTGGATTTGTCAATGCAATGAGACCAGTAGTACCAAAATTGCAATTCCAATTATTCTTCCCATATTTGGTAGTAAAGCATTCAGTTTCTACAGCCAACCAAATCCATTTCAAAAAAATTACACTTCCAGCTCAAGAACACCTGTCATGGGAACATAAGGTTATTTCAGTCAAAATATCAGGAAGTTACAAACTTCTACACATGCCCttgacaaaaaattataatccaTAATTGTCCTTATTTTACTAACCAGTACATCCTatgatgatttttttcttttctctctctagaaagaCAAGCATCAATGCATTTTCATTCTTAATCAAACTGCATTAACTTAGTGCAGTTTCTTAAAAATCCATTCCCTTGTCATGACTTCATACTAAATAATTAAAACATATCTACTTTTTAATCATGTTGCGTAAGAGTAGTGAAGACTTAAGTAGCAAACAGTCTGCAAGTACAACCCCTAGAAGCAAATAGAGTTAGTtataaaaaagggaactttaacgaaaagcacctggtactgttcactttaacgaaaaaccacatttttacactaaaaagtcaatcctggtactgttcactttaccctttattttgtccttatcattaaaactcaaagttttcaaacccttttcattagttttcctttataaaaAAAGTTCCAGTAAAGATTGAAAATATATATTGCAGGCCCATATTGTTTACATGCACCTACACAGAAATGTTGCATGGCTAAAGAAACACAACTTCAATTCAGCGTTTGCATTTTACTCTAAGTGGTAGTTCGAGGATGAAATGTGCATGAACAGAACAAGAAAAGCAATTATGTCATGCAAGTTACACAAGGCTTTAGATATGCAGAAATTTTTCGTGGGAAATAATTAAGCAAGCTGCTTTCATCAGTTTCATACGAGGCAAAAACACCGATAATCAGAAACAAAACTTTCCTCTCCTTCTCCATAGAAAGGAACTTGAGATGCGAGACTATTGTAACAGCCAGCCTTTTGTGGTTCCTTCTCTTCCCACTGAGGTTTTCCTTCCTTGCGTGCAGCCAACTTAAGGTCACCCATCCTTAAAGGAACAAGGTTGTAAATAGTAAAAATTCAATAGCAACCAAATTTCCGTAAGAGGAATGAGAGATTTTTAACATACATGTACTTGTCATAGCACTAGAATTCACCGATTCCAGGAAACTTCCATCTACCATCACCAAAAGGATGTGCAGGATATCTGTGTCACCAATGTAACAATGTTGCATAAGAAATCACTGGACTGGGTTCATACTTGTAGTTCTAGTGTAACTGTAACATACTTAAGTTCACCAGAAGGACCAAGACCAACACTAATTTATTCTATTACAGTTCCGATTAAGAATTCAAATTTCTTAGCAAAACTTGACATGAAATCTTCATAACAATGGAGGGCAGTCCGTCCGCAAAAGAGAGGAACATGGTCAACTCCCAGTGTAAGATAATCATCATTGGAAAATCCATTTTGGTCccaataatatatgtatatgcttattcTGATCACCAATCTgggaggaaaaaaagaagaggtcAACTTCTTTATCTAGATTCAAGATTCAAACTGATAGGTGTGTAATGAAGGCCAAACTATAGTTTTTCTTTCACATCCCTTTGCATTGATAAACTTTTTAAGCACATCAAACCTAAAATCAAGTATTCTAATGGGGAACACAGTACCATAGCACGTTGTAGAGCACGATACTGAAGAAACATTGATATTATCTCTAGCATCCAAATGGGTTATGATTCTTAAAGTATGAACACGTAAATTAAGTGTTGCAATACAGCCATGTTCATTGTACCAGACTTATAACTTCAAATGGGAGTTCAAAATATCAAAGAAGACATACCTCTATGATCCAAAGTAGAAGAAGAGTTAACGTTTGAGTGAAAAGACAAGGCaacatgcaacttcaaacctAACCTGAGTCAGAAACCAGTTTGAAAAGCTCTTCATATAGAGACCAATCATATGCAAGAGGAGAGAAACGCTCCACAATTCCCCACCAAACCTCAACTGCAATTCCGTGGACACATGCCAACTTGAGTGCTTTTAGAGCTACAGTTAAGGCCTTGATTCTGAAACAACAGTAAATTGAGCAACATATAAGGAGTTTCTGTCTCACTTGAAAggaaactaaattaaaaaaataaatttagaaaCATTTTGAAACGTACATTTACATAACTTCAATTGGGAAGAGATCAAAATAGTTAACTGCAACCTTGTAGCTAATCATACTCCATCGTTAAAAGAGTATaacaattaaattaagaatGAAAATGCATCATAGCCTCATCAACAGAAAGTCATAATAAAACTTACTTGCTAATCCTTGGACGCCCCGTACCATCAATGCAGAAGGCATTAACAGGCATCATCACATATATGGGAATTCTCTTATCTCTGGAAGATGGATAAGATGGCAATATCGAGGACCTCGAATTCTCTCGTGCATCCATACTACAAGCAACGAATCATCTAATTATCACACAGACACATTTATACCATCCCATTGAACATTCGAAGGCAATAAACTAGCACAGAAACTTCTCGTCAAATAGATTAAATGTTCGCATCTAAATTTTATTGTTTGGAATTTATCAGCAACCCAACTGAACGTAGTCAAGTATTCACTTCGGTAAattctacaacaacaacaacaacaacaacaaagccttttcccactaagtggggtcggctatatgaatcctagaacgccattgcgctcggttttgtgtcatgtcctcagttagatctaagtactctaagtcttttcctagggtctcttccaaagttttcctaggccttcctctaccccttcggccctgaacctctatcccgtagtcacatcttcgaaccggagcgtcagtaggccttctgtgcacatgtccaaacccattttgtgtacgtgttgatgcttcaccgcccaacattctgtgccatacagcatcgccggccttattgccgtcctataaaattttcccttgagcttcagtggcctacgacggtcacacaacacgccggatgcactcttccacttcatccatccagcttgtattctatggttgagatctccatctaattctccgttcttttgcaagatagatcctaggtagcgaaaacggtcactcttTGGTATTACCTGATCTCCGATTCTCGCctctaactcattttggcctccattttcactgaacttgcactccatatattctgtctttgatcggcttaggcgaagacctttagattccaaaacttctctccaaaggttaagcttcgcatttacccctcctgagtttcatctatcaacactatatcatttgcgaaaagcatacaccaaggaatatcatcttgaatatgtcctgttaactcatccattaccaacgcaaaaaggtaaggactgaaggattgttgatgcataaaatcagtgaggactttggtacaacagaaagtattaagtttgtgagcttcgctagattgctctggtcattagtatggataagtatgtaaatggatagagacaggaaaccaaacataagatgtacgtggttcacccagattggctacgtccacggagtagagaagttctcattaattgtgaagggtttacacaagtacataggttcaagctctcctttagtgagtacaagtgaatgatttagtacaaatgacattaggaaatattgtgggagaatgatctcgtaatcacgaaacttctaagtaccaaagtgtggtatcgtcttcgcttgccttatctgtctcataggtagatgtggcatcttctctggaagtactcttccttcatccaggggtggtatctttaactggtggagatacacaaggtaatgtatcaatttcacttgaagcttacttgtagtttcaggcttggtcaagcgcgatacaaaccatgtagtaggagttctccaagtcgccgagctaggggatctgctgaaagaggtgacaaacaaggtaagcaatcagagctccaagcaatcagtcccagatcagaagtttgatttcgagttctggctgattgttcttattctccctatcttgcagtcagcatgaaagataaagagaagaaaaggagaatatatgatatgagatacttttgcttttgaagaagtaactttccacaggcttattcttgaactgggctgaagggttttctggtttcctccaaaatATAAGGccaactgaagaatttgagggtcaaaacaagtctatcaaatctagagtacgttcgaccctgctgatatgggatactttttctgttgacaaagtagtggatgtatcagcacgtgttctgttacgcttgtctccacatgcttccttgtatccttctcactttccctatcggttcctcaggcagatgtggtatcttctctggaagcataagatgttgaagatgagtactcgagagcaatgccaggtaagtaatcaggtaaggggttccaggcagtcagtttctgactagaagcttgattccaaatgctgactgattgctctctttctccttgtcttgcaggtaagaacaaggccaaaggaaaagacagggaaaaagcatgatatgggatactcttgcttttaaccctgatgatatgagatattcttgctctggtgtagcttgtttgcagaggtattatcggggggaaagaaagctgagtatttcgagaggcttcgttgggagtgccctctcagatatgaggaagggttgagcatttttgcaggtctgcctgtccgttgaggatgaaggtcgacatatataggagtttccctaacaacaagtagtaatgatattcctttaccctgcttggtcatagcacggtagtgggagctgccaacttcacgtgtgtcagagcactttgaaaaagtggtctgtggtatctggaaagctgatgttgcgtgtgaagattacagacaagctttagcCAAAGAGATCTGTCTcttgaagttgagaaagcggtgcctcttcggttttcgaacaagcaatcctgtcggggatctggctctcgagattcagagaacggtgcctcttcaatttttgagagagcaatcctgctgggagtctggctctcaagattcggagagcgatgtctcttcgatttttgagaaagtaatcatgttgggagtctggctctcgagattcggaggacggtacctcttcgattttagaGCAAGAAATCTTGTTggtagtgttttctcgaatgtgagtaaaggttgggcatgtttgctagtctaccttgccacggagaacagaggttgacacacagggactttccaattatccagcagtgatgctgttcctttacccttgtgggtaataatatgatagctagaccttcaaaatttatgtgtctaaactttgttagtgctgtttctttgatattcttttacccttcttggtcataacgatgtagtgggagctgcaagcttcacgtgtctaaactttgtcagagatctttggcaaagttatctgtggtacccatgagttgatggtgcgtgtgAAAAGTGGATGCTTGAAcaataagattcacgtgctttctacttcaccagaaatcttcaacagaatgcccgtaatttcagcaaacttgagtgtgcatgtgacaggtgctgacaaggctgaaaaaagcaggtgcctcttcgatttctgagatcggccctcgtggtctctgagcagcccaacttttgagaaagcaagcgcctcttcgatttctgagatcggctttcgtggcctttgagcagcccaacttttgagaaagcaaacgcctttttgatttctgagatcggctctGGTGGTctttaagcagcccagcttttgagaaatcaaacacctcttcgatttctgaagctccgtcaagtgcacatttttatagaggttg encodes the following:
- the LOC126615019 gene encoding putative receptor-like protein kinase At3g47110 isoform X1, which codes for MERSRFLLSRMLSRIHCLFYIYMMIMANYFTPGALAIAHTNFSTDKSALLALKAHITSDPQNILTANWSSPSSSDICNWVGVTCGAHHHRVTALNLSFMGLAGVIPPHLGNLSFLVELGLKNNSFHGPLPQELSRLRRLKKINFGNNNFMGTIPSWFGSFAKLESFKLYGNGFSGFIPAAIFNLSALEGINLNRNQLSGSIPREIGNLTMVKGIYLDDNKFEELPNEIGSLGQLEELFVQDNALKGSAFLPVLNISSLIAFSLFGNNMSGSLPNNICDHLWSVQLINLGQNQLDGPIPSKLWQCKELREITLQSNNFRGSIPKSLGNLTYLSKIFFFNNDLEGTIPDEIGDLPQLENLALGINNLNGVIPFKLFNKTTIREISLFFNQLSGGLPANIGLNVPNLEYLGVARNNLVAGLLPNLSNASKLRDLEMSQNSLTGFLPSTLCSLKNLEYLSLSSNNLTIDASTPQAESTLSCLFNLRKLKGLYLLDNPLNTTIPASRGNLSTSLQDIYLSFSNIRGNIPVDIGNLSSLIALSLEHSKLTGVIPTSIQGLQNLQALYLNDNELQGHIPYELCQLNNLDELRLGGNRLSGSIPSCLGTLSIALRSLSLGSNLLTSKIPSSMWELNHILHLNLSSNSLVGPLSEDIGNLRDVVDMDLSNNYFSGNIPGSIGGLQNMINFSLANNYLQGPIPSSFKTLLSLEFLDLSKNNLSGEIPKSLEALLYLKHLNLSFNKLQGEVPTGGPFKNFSADSFVSNGALCGASRLHVPLCKNRTKVKPNWRKAKYIISGVIPVIFLAAAVLILILCKKRNVKVVRETASLHQVLWRRVSRLELVRATNGFHESNLLGMGGFGSVYRGTLSDGIDIAVKVFNLQLEGAFKSFDKECEMLNNIRHRNLIKIISCCDELDFKALILQLMPNGSLEKWLYSPNHSMNILQRLDIMKDVALALEYLHHGCSIPIIHCDVKPSNILLDEDMVAHVADFGIARLIGGGDSMTETMTLATVGYMAPEYGMEGSVSTRGDVYSFGIVLMETFTKRKPTDEMFVGEMDLKQWVADSLFPDAAIGEVVDADILGVEEDGDFVSRRDCLLSVMRLALACSAALSGERINMKDAAITLTKIMTKYLKDRGGMNS
- the LOC126615019 gene encoding probable LRR receptor-like serine/threonine-protein kinase At3g47570 isoform X2; the encoded protein is MERSRFLLSRMLSRIHCLFYIYMMIMANYFTPGALAIAHTNFSTDKSALLALKAHITSDPQNILTANWSSPSSSDICNWVGVTCGAHHHRVTALNLSFMGLAGVIPPHLGNLSFLVELGLKNNSFHGPLPQELSRLRRLKKINFGNNNFMGTIPSWFGSFAKLESFKLYGNGFSGFIPAAIFNLSALEGINLNRNQLSGSIPREIGNLTMVKGIYLDDNKFEGTIPDEIGDLPQLENLALGINNLNGVIPFKLFNKTTIREISLFFNQLSGGLPANIGLNVPNLEYLGVARNNLVAGLLPNLSNASKLRDLEMSQNSLTGFLPSTLCSLKNLEYLSLSSNNLTIDASTPQAESTLSCLFNLRKLKGLYLLDNPLNTTIPASRGNLSTSLQDIYLSFSNIRGNIPVDIGNLSSLIALSLEHSKLTGVIPTSIQGLQNLQALYLNDNELQGHIPYELCQLNNLDELRLGGNRLSGSIPSCLGTLSIALRSLSLGSNLLTSKIPSSMWELNHILHLNLSSNSLVGPLSEDIGNLRDVVDMDLSNNYFSGNIPGSIGGLQNMINFSLANNYLQGPIPSSFKTLLSLEFLDLSKNNLSGEIPKSLEALLYLKHLNLSFNKLQGEVPTGGPFKNFSADSFVSNGALCGASRLHVPLCKNRTKVKPNWRKAKYIISGVIPVIFLAAAVLILILCKKRNVKVVRETASLHQVLWRRVSRLELVRATNGFHESNLLGMGGFGSVYRGTLSDGIDIAVKVFNLQLEGAFKSFDKECEMLNNIRHRNLIKIISCCDELDFKALILQLMPNGSLEKWLYSPNHSMNILQRLDIMKDVALALEYLHHGCSIPIIHCDVKPSNILLDEDMVAHVADFGIARLIGGGDSMTETMTLATVGYMAPEYGMEGSVSTRGDVYSFGIVLMETFTKRKPTDEMFVGEMDLKQWVADSLFPDAAIGEVVDADILGVEEDGDFVSRRDCLLSVMRLALACSAALSGERINMKDAAITLTKIMTKYLKDRGGMNS